From the genome of Corallococcus macrosporus DSM 14697:
CGCGCCCCGCCCACCCGCGCTGGAGGGCAGGACAGTGCACGCCTGTGCACACTGTCCTGCCCCACCGGTCAGGTGCCTGCTCGCCGTCGGGTGCGAATTCTCAAAGCATGACTACGACGACTGCACAGGCCGGCTTCGCGAAGGTGACGTCCCCCTACCCCGAGGAGCAAGAGCTGCTGGCCCCAGCGCTCGCCGCTCCCACGCCCTATCAGGCGGCGCAGCTCCGCCAGAAGGCGAGCCGTTGGCTCAGTCGCGCACAGAAGGAGCTGCACGACGCCATCTTCGCGCGGGACGGCTCGGAGGCGTCCCTGGACCGCTTCGCCAGCGCCCGCGCGGAGCTCGACTCGGCGGAGACCTGGGCGCTGCGCGTCGCGGAGGCCTTCTCCCGGCGCCGGGATTGATGGCGAGCCGAGGCCCCGGCGCCAGCACCTGGCGCCGGGCCACGCCAGCGGACGTCACG
Proteins encoded in this window:
- a CDS encoding FruA-associating protein, FapA; the protein is MTTTTAQAGFAKVTSPYPEEQELLAPALAAPTPYQAAQLRQKASRWLSRAQKELHDAIFARDGSEASLDRFASARAELDSAETWALRVAEAFSRRRD